A window of Rattus norvegicus strain BN/NHsdMcwi chromosome 14, GRCr8, whole genome shotgun sequence contains these coding sequences:
- the Sec61g gene encoding protein transport protein Sec61 subunit gamma → MDQVMQFVEPSRQFVKDSIRLVKRCTKPDRKEFQKIAMATAIGFAIMGFIGFFVKLIHIPINNIIVGG, encoded by the exons ATGGATCAGGTAATGCAGTTTGTCGAGCCAAGTCGGCAGTTTGTAAAGGACTCGATTCGGCTGGTTAAAAGATGCACCAAACCTGATAGAAAAG AATTCCAGAAGATCGCCATGGCCACAGCGATTGGATTCGCTATCATGGGGTTCATCGGCTTCTTTGTGAAACTGATCCACATCCCTATTAATAACATTATTGT GGGTGGCTGA